In Penicillium oxalicum strain HP7-1 chromosome VII, whole genome shotgun sequence, one DNA window encodes the following:
- a CDS encoding NADPH dehydrogenase afvA — MTWPDVPVAPAPGISYFTPAQYPPAGTARNPQTSGKPIPKLFQPLTIRGQTFQNRLGVAPMCQYSAQDGHMTPWHMAHYGGIAQRGPGMIIIEATGVVPEGRITPGCVGLWKDSQIAPLKEVVEFAHSQGQKIGIQLAHAGRKASTVPPWLGGVTATNAVGGWTDNVKAPSAIPFSANDVVPKEMTKEDIVEVKNAWVAATKRALAAGVDFIEIHNAHGYLLSSFLSTSANQRTDEYGGSFENRIRLSLEIAQLTRDTVGPNMPVFLRVSATDWLENNTSEKQGWSLEDTVEFSRALAKQGAIDLIDISSGGVHAAQKITSGPAFQVPFAVAVKKAVGDKLLVSAVGMINNGNAAEKVLIEDDIDLILVGRAFQRDTGLAWAFAKDLDVEIAMAGQIRWGFTSFRNASEYIQPNSMKASIFD, encoded by the exons ATGACTTGGCCTGACGTTCCTGTGGCTCCTGCGCCCGGCATTTCCTACTTCACGCCGGCACAGTATCCGCCCGCGGGCACTGCTCGCAACCCGCAGACCAGTGGAAAGCCCATTCCTAAGCTGTTCCAGCCCCTGACTATTCGTGGTCAGACTTTCCAGAACCGTCTTGGT GTTGCTCCCATGTGCCAGTACAGTGCTCAAGATGGACACATGACCCCTTGGCACATGGCCCACTACGGTGGTATCGCTCAACGCGGTCCCGGTATGATCATCATCGAAGCCACTGGCGTTGTTCCGGAGGGCCGTATCACTCCCGGATGCGTGGGTTTGTGGAAAGACTCCCAGATTGCTCCACTTAAGGAGGTCGTCGAATTCGCCCATAGCCAAGGCCAGAAGATTGGTATTCAGCTGGCTCATGCCGGCCGGAAGGCCTCGACTGTTCCTCCATGGCTGGGTGGTGTGACTGCCACCAATGCTGTGGGTGGCTGGACTGATAACGTCAAGGCTCCCAGCGCCATTCCCTTCTCGGCGAACGACGTTGTCCCCAAGGAGATGACCAAGGAAGATATCGTGGAGGTCAAGAATGCCTGGGTTGCTGCCACCAAGCGGGCTCTGGCTGCCGGTGTCGACTTCATCGAAATTCACAATGCCCACGGGTACCTGCTGTCGTCGTTCCTCAGCACCTCGGCCAACCAGCGCACCGATGAGTACGGTGGCAGCTTCGAGAACCGTATCCGTCTCTCTCTGGAGATTGCGCAACTCACGCGTGACACCGTTGGCCCCAACATGCCTGTCTTCCTGCGCGTGTCTGCCACTGATTGGCTCGAGAACAACACCTCCGAGAAGCAGGGCTGGAGCTTGGAGGACACTGTCGAGTTCTCCCGCGCCCTTGCCAAGCAGGGTGCGATCGATTTGATCGATATCAGCAGCGGTGGTGTCCATGCCGCGCAGAAGATCACCTCGGGTCCCGCCTTCCAGGTACCATTCGCCGTGGCCGTGAAGAAGGCCGTTGGCGACAAGCTCCTCGTCTCCGCCGTCGGCATGATCAATAACGGAAATGCCGCCGAGAAGGTCCTCATCGAGGACGACATcgacttgatcttggtgggTCGCGCCTTCCAGCGTGACACTGGTCTGGCTTGGGCCTTTGCCAAGGATCTGGATGTCGAGATCGCCATGGCCGGACAGATCCGCTGGGGCTTCACCAGCTTCCGCAATGCCTCCGAGTACATCCAGCCCAACTCCATGAAGGCCTCCATTTTCGATTAA
- a CDS encoding Protein hob1, translated as MSFKGFQKSIVRAPQQIKAKFNIGEHTKDAVYTDAERRFDELEKETKKLHDESKKYFEAINGMLNHQIEFSKAIAELYKPISGRASDPDSYKFEGNPEGIQACEDYEAIVRELQESLAPELEMIESRIISPADQLLEVIKVIRKVAVKRDHKQLDYDRHRASLKKLQEKKDKSLKDEKALYKAENDVEQATQEFNYYNDLLKEELPKLFRLEAEFIRPLFQSFYYMQLNVFYTLHEKMQGMNISYFNLALDVEEAFEQKRGDVQERAEALLIVHFKTKGLGRSNSKLSSLKAQEAKGGRGRTSSISSENPPPPYSAAASPTAANFSAAAKSKPAPPPPRAKPAHLSKPVETVVALYDYEAQAHGDLGFSAGDVIEIVSRTDNQNEWWTGRVDGREGQFPGQYSFGENFHLFHPPRSPSIHVN; from the exons ATGAGTTTCAAGGGCTTCCAAAAGAGCATCGTGCGTGCCCCGCAGcagatcaaggccaagtTCAACATTGGCGAGCACACCAAGGACGCCGTCTACACCGATGCCGAACGCCGCTTTGACGAGCTAGAGAAAGAGACCAAGAAGCTGCACGATGAATCCAAGAAATACTTCGAGGCGATCAACG GTATGCTCAATCACCAGATCGAATTCTCCAAAGCCATTGCCGAACTCTATAAGCCCATCTCCGGCCGCGCGTCCGATCCCGATTCCTACAAATTCGAGGGGAATCCTGAAGGTATCCAGGCATGCGAAGACTACGAGGCCATCGTGCGGGAGCTGCAAGAGTCGCTCGCGCCTGAGCTGGAGATGATCGAGAGCCGAATCATCAGCCCGGCGGACCAGCTCTTGGAGGTGATCAAGGTGATTCGCAAGGTCGCCGTGAAACGCGATCACAAGCAACTCGACTATGATCGTCACCGCGCGTCCCTGAAGAAGTtgcaggagaagaaagacaagtcgctgaaggatgaaaaggcGCTGTACAAGGCAGAAAACGATGTGGAGCAGGCCACGCAAGAATTCAACTACTACAACGACTTGCTGAAGGAGGAGCTGCCCAAGTTGTTCCGTCTCGAAGCCGAATTCATTCGTCCGCTGTTTCAGTCGTTCTACTACATGCAACTGAATGTGTTCTACACCTTGCATGAGAAGATGCAGGGGATGAACATCAGCTATTTCAACCTTGCTCTCGACGTGGAGGAGGCCTTTGAGCAGAAGCGTGGTGATGTCCAGGAGCGGGCCGAGGCGCTATTGATTGTGCACTTTAAGACAAAGGGACTGGGCCGTTCCAACTCGAAACTAAGCTCGCTCAAGGCCCAAGAGGCCAAGGGCGGCCGCGGTCGAACATCCTCAATCTCGTCCGAAAACCCGCCCCCTCCCTACTCGGCAGCCGCCTCGCCCACTGCCGCCAACTTTTCCGCTGCGGCCAAGTCCAAGCCCGCTCCGCCGCCTCCGCGGGCCAAGCCGGCGCACCTCAGCAAGCCTGTCGAGACCGTCGTCGCGCTCTATGACTATGAGGCTCAAGCACATGGGGATCTGGGCTTCTCCGCTGGTGATGTGATTGAGATTGTGAGTCGGACAGATAACCAGAATGAGTGGTGGACTGGACGTGTTGATGGCCGTGAAGGTCAATTCCCTGGTCAGTATTCTTTTGGAGAGAACtttcaccttttccacccCCCTCGATCTCCTTCGATCCACGTGAACTAA
- a CDS encoding Cysteine desulfurase: MSAAGSAAWRQASRACSRRLSSQGAFTAPRRSLATGFRGARTYVTETKAGQAQVNVETAIKEEQKSFMKQTGVAPQDVTLPTSGASADAAMSPTAGILKQATVMDQGTRPIYLDMQATTPLDPRVLDAMLPFMTGIYGNPHSRTHAYGWETEKAVEQAREHIAKLIGADPKEIIFTSGATESNNMSLKGVARFFGRSGKKKHIITTQTEHKCVLDSCRHLQDEGFEVTYLPVQNSGLIRMEDLEAAMRPDTAIVSVMAVNNEIGVIQPMEEIGKLCRSKKIFFHTDGAQAVGKIPLDVNKLNIDLMSISSHKIYGPKGIGACYVRRRPRVRLDPIISGGGQERGLRSGTLAPHLVVGFGEACRIASQDMEYDNKHIERLSKRLRDGLLSMEHTTLNGDPEAHYPGCVNISFAYVEGESLLMALKNIALSSGSACTSASLEPSYVLRALGSSDESAHSSIRFGIGRFTTDAEIDYVLKTVQDRVDFLRELSPLWELVQEGHDLNTIEWSQH, translated from the exons ATGTCTGCTGCTGGATCAGCTGCTTGGAGACAGGCTTCCCGCGCCTGCTCAAGGCGTTTGTCTTCCCAGGGTGCCTTCACCGCTCCGCGTCGCTCCCTCGCCACCGGTTTCCGCGGTGCCCGCACCTATGTCACCGAGACCAAGGCCGGACAGGCCCAGGTCAATGTTGAGACTGCTATCAAGGAGGAGCAAAAGTCGTTTATGAAACAGACGGGTGTGGCGCCACAAGATGTCACTTTGCCCACCTCAGGAGCGTCGGCGGATGCGGCGATGAGTCCCACGGCAGGCATCCTGAAGCAGGCGACTGTGATGGATCAAGGGACCCGTCCCATCTACCTCGATATGCAAGCGACGACTCCTCTCGACCCCCGTGTGCTCGACGCGATGCTGCCATTTATGACCGGCATCTATGGAAACCCGCATTCACGTACCCACGCTTACGGCTGGGAGACAGAGAAGGCGGTTGAGCAGGCCCGTGAACACATTGCCAAGCTGATCGGAGCGGATCCCAAGGAGATCATTTTCACCAGCGGGGCCACTGAGAGTAACAACATGAGTCTGAAGGGTGTCGCACGTTTCTTTGGTCGgtcggggaagaagaagcacatCATCACCACTCAGACCGAGCACAAGTGTGTTTTGGACAGCTGCCGGCATCTGCAGGATGAGGGCTTCGAGGTCACTTATCTGCCAGTGCAGAATAGCGGTCTCATTCGCATGGAGGACTTGGAGGCCGCCATGCGTCCGGACACGGCGATTGTCAGTGTCATGGCGGTGAACAACGAAATTGGTGTCATTCAGCCCATGGAGGAAATTGGCAAGCTGTGCCGATCAAAGaagatcttcttccacaCCGATGGTGCTCAAGCTGTCGGCAAGATCCCACTGGATGTGAACAAGTTGAATATCGATCTCATGTCCATTTCGAGTCACAAGATTTACGGTCCCAAGGGTATTGGCGCCTGTTACGTTCGCCGTCGTCCCCGTGTTCGTTTGGACCCTATCATCTCGGGAGGTGGCCAGGAACGTGGTCTTCGCAGTGGTACCTTGGCTCCTCACCTGGTGGTGGGCTTTGGCGAAGCATGCCGTATCGCCTCGCAAGATATGGAG TATGACAACAAGCATATCGAGCGCCTGTCAAAGCGTCTTCGCGACGGTCTTCTCAGCATGGAGCACACGACCCTTAATGGTGACCCCGAGGCTCACTACCCTGGTTGCGTGAACATCTCTTTCGCCTACGTCGAGGGTGAGTCTCTTTTGATGGCCTTGAAAAACATTGCCCTGTCCTCGGGTAGTGCCTGCACCTCTGCTTCTCTGGAACCAAGTTACGTCTTGCGTGCCTTGGGAAGTAGCGACGAGAGCGCCCATAGCAGTATCCGCTTCGGAATTGGTCGTTTCACCACCGATGCCGAGATCGACTACGTTCTCAAGACGGTCCAGGACCGTGTGGATTTCCTGCGCGAGCTGAGTCCCCTCTGGGAATTGGTTCAGGAGGGACACGATCTGAACACCATTGAGTGGAGTCAACACTGA
- a CDS encoding Indoleamine 2,3-dioxygenase: protein MLPPVPSLAAYGISPEHGFLPPEQPLETLPDLYYAKWEAIAANLHPLLLSRRIRLVVDRLPLLSTQHLQTDAEWRRAYVILVFLLHSYVWGGDRPAERIPPQLTVPLFQVCERLEVPPVATYAGVCLWNYKPIFPDEPADNLGNLACLQTFTGSLDEQWFYLVSVAIEAQGAPALPLMLQAIAAARVGDARQVTDCLQRFAEILDGITSLLQRLYEQCDPHVFYHRIRPYLAGSKNMSEAGLPHGLLYDDGTHPPEHRQYGGGSNAQSSLIQFFDIALGVEHRPTGVTRDDQKKAAAAASSPETSKPRHGFIHEMREYMPGPHRRFLQDVEAVANIRAFVDARRTDAGLRIAYEACLSMLRNMRDKHIQIVSRYIIVQSRGAHQAPQPGLRPTAMNLATVVPKDSKKLRGTGGTALIPFLKQARDETGEPAIDAWARRLLSNTPGALDSASLSKVGEQPDGHLKVVGLCGTWTADDSEGGICHW from the exons ATGTTGCCTCCGGTCCCCTCGCTGGCAGCATACGGCATCTCCCCCGAGCATGGCTTCTTGCCTCCCGAGCAGCCCCTCGAGACCTTGCCCGACCTCTACTATGCCAAATGGGAGGCGATCGCGGCGAATTTGCACCCTCTGCTGCTCAGCAGGCGGATTCGTCTGGTGGTTGATCGACTGCCCCTGCTTTCTACCCAACACCTACAGACGGACGCCGAGTGGCGTCGTGCATATGTGATCTTGGTGTTCCTGCTGCACAGCTATGTTTGGGGTGGAGATCGCCCAGCCGAG AGAATCCCACCCCAGTTGACAGTGCCCTTGTTCCAAGTATGTGAACGCCTGGAGGTGCCCCCCGTGGCCACCTACGCCGGGGTCTGTCTCTGGAACTACAAACCAATCTTCCCGGATGAGCCGGCCGACAACCTCGGGAACCTGGCATGCCTGCAGACCTTCACGGGCTCCTTGGATGAGCAATGGTTCTACCTCGTCTCTGTGGCCATCGAGGCTCAAGGCGCCCCCGCGCTGCCGCTGATGTTGCAGGCGATCGCTGCCGCTCGAGTAGGGGACGCGCGCCAGGTGACCGATTGCCTTCAACGATTCGCCGAGATCCTCGATGGAATCACGTCGCTCCTGCAGCGACTGTACGAGCAATGTGATCCGCATGTCTTCTACCATCGCATTCGGCCGTACTTAGCCGGGAGCAAGAACATGAGTGAAGCAGGCTTGCCACACGGTCTGCTCTACGACGATGGCACTCACCCCCCGGAACATCGGCAATATGGTGGCGGCAGTAACGCTCAAAGCTCGCTCATTCAATTCTTCGACATTGCCCTTGGCGTCGAGCACCGCCCGACCGGGGTCACTCGTGACGACCAAAAGaaagccgccgccgccgcctcctcgCCCGAGACCTCCAAGCCGCGCCATGGGTTCATTCACGAGATGCGCGAATACATGCCCGGGCCTCATCGCCGGTTCTTGCAAGACGTGGAAGCAGTCGCGAATATTCGTGCCTTCGTCGACGCTCGACGCACAGACGCTGGCCTGCGGATCGCCTACGAAGCCTGCCTGTCGATGCTACGAAACATGCGCGACAAGCATATCCAGATTGTGTCTCGGTATATTATTGTCCAGTCACGAGGCGCCCATCAAGCACCCCAGCCCGGTCTGCGTCCGACAGCCATGAACCTGGCTACGGTGGTACCCAAAGATAGCAAGAAACTCCGGGGCACGGGCGGCACCGCGCTTATCCCCTTCCTTAAGCAGGCCCGAGATGAAACGGGAGAGCCTGCCATTGATGCCTGGGCACGCCGGCTACTCAGCAATACTCCGGGGGCTTTGGACTCGGCCTCATTGAGCAAGGTCGGCGAGCAGCCCGATGGACATCTCAAAGTGGTTGGCCTGTGCGGAACTTGGACCGCCGATGATAGCGAAGGCGGCATATGTCACTGGTGA